One part of the Mya arenaria isolate MELC-2E11 chromosome 3, ASM2691426v1 genome encodes these proteins:
- the LOC128226595 gene encoding chitin synthase chs-2-like: MMACSLVISQSALLACRLSMQQFSFALPLILTPPLSTIAVVRLSCNNFLESIQYIVGTDLTCSLPVDYQFFITSGALAWIAVITLTWYIWVPRVERMAKQERFFSGCIFDFIFPDLNMLLRRRNDHEIGELHTDRIQQRDDIPKVIICVTMWHETCKEMCQLLKSICRLDLHLFTRGEADNEEGDGKQDTEKKTQDPDKIEVEVQIVFDDAFCSTKNGREVNEYMLQFMPCLQKAVGSSSLMKKVVQTPYGGKLILKLPGGTQMTLHLKDKKKIRARKRWSQVMYMYYCLVYKMRKAYPIKFKDMLKNTFILTLDGDVDFEPESVLRMMDRMKMNSRVGAVCGRIHPIGSGPMVWYQQFEYAVGHWLQKASEHIFGSVLCCPGCFSLFRASALVDDNVLKTYTKEPTEGIHLVQFEQGEDRWLCTLLLKRGYKIDYCAASDAKTFAPENFWDFFVQRRRWSPSTMANMMDLVLSWKQLVQNNREINHLFMLYQLVLVITSVLAPGTVILMIAGSFSTVLGLTPWYAFFVAVTPVVLFAVLCLTVSQKKQLNVAAILSTAYSLVMVIVTIGTMVNITNETVLSPTVIFLISIGLVLLISALLHPKEFTCLFPGLLYFVSVPSTFIFLTVFYVCNLHDISWGIRESKSQSTQSEVKSGKKSFVRLLFTLVRHILQAKLAKINSKGSTSDDIERQQCEQGEEKIDHEDDSYWIKVQLTDSKQNFETIQLEEAEEEFWTKYINKYLKPLESNRKLQEKFNRELMALRNNCVYGFFMLNLMLALALLQLQVSKERLYESLSIMFLSIFAILLLIQFIFMLFYRWKTFCHIISSTEVFGCRCLKRTKTKAQ, translated from the exons ATGATGGCATGTTCACTTGTGATTTCTCAATCGGCTTTGTTGGCTTGTCGATTGTCAATGCAGCAATTTTCATTTGCCTTGCCACTCATTCTTACCCCGCCGTTATCCACAATTGCTGTTGTAAGACTTTCCTGCAATAACTTTCTTGAAAGTATCCAGTACATAGTCGGAACTGATTTGACATGTTCTTTGCCTGTAGACTATCAGTTTTTCATAACGAGTGGTGCTTTGGCTTGGATTGCTGTAATCACGTTAACGTGGTACATCTGGGTTCCTCGGGTCGAGCGAATGGCAAAACAGGAAAG GTTTTTTTCTGGTTGTATTTTCGATTTCATCTTCCCCGATTTGAACATGCTCCTGCGAAGGAGAAATGACCATGAAATTGGAGAGCTCCATACGGACAGGATACAACAGAGGGATGACATTCCGAAAGTCATCATCTGCGTAACAATGTGGCACGAAACCTGTAAAGAAATGTGTCAGCTACTAAAGTCTATTTGCAG ATTAGATTTGCACTTATTTACTCGAGGTGAAGCCGACAACGAAGAAGGTGATGGAAAACAAGACactgaaaagaaaacacaagACCCTGATAAAATTGAAGTTGAAG TGCAAATAGTATTTGACGACGCATTTTGCTCAACAAAAAACGGTCGAGAGGTTAATGAATATATGCTCCAGTTTATGCCATGTTTGCAAAAGGCCGTTGG gaGCAGTTCATTGATGAAAAAAGTGGTACAGACACCTTATGGCGGAAAACTTATTCTTAAACTCCCAGGAGGAACACAAATGACGTTGCATTTGAAGGATAAGAAAAAGATAAGGGCCAGAAAACGTTGGTCTcag GTGATGTATATGTACTATTGTCTGGTGTACAAAATGAGGAAGGCCTATCCAATAAAGTTTAAAGacatg CTGAAGAACACATTCATTTTAACCCTTGACGGTGATGTAGACTTTGAGCCGGAGTCAGTCCTACGAATGATGGATCGAATGAAGATGAACAGCCGTGTCGGAGCAGTTTGTGGTAGAATTCACCCCATAGGATCAG GTCCAATGGTCTGGTACCAACAATTCGAATATGCAGTCGGACACTGGCTTCAAAAAGCAAGCGAACATATCTTTGGTTCTGTGCTCTGTTGTCCTGGATGCTTTTCTTTATTTCGAGCATCTGCCCTAGTTGACGATAACGTCTTGAAAACGTACACCAAAGAGCCAACGGAAGGAATTCACCTTGTGCAGTTTGAACAAGGCGAGGACAGATGGCTTTGCACCCTGCTCCTTAAACGAGGATACAAGATAGACTACTGCGCAGCCTCAGATGCAAAAACGTTTGCACCAGAAAACTTTTGGgatttttttgttcaaagaCGGCGCTGGTCACCATCAACAATGGCAAACATGATGGACTTGGTCCTTTCTTGGAAACAACTAGTCCAAAACAACAGAGAAATCAACCATTTGTTCATGCTTTATCAATTGGTGCTAGTTATAACAAGTGTGTTAGCTCCTGGAACTGTCATTCTTATGATAGCAGGGTCATTCAGTACGGTATTAGGTTTAACGCCATGGTATGCCTTTTTCGTTGCCGTGACTCCGGTAGTTTTGTTCGCAGTGTTATGCCTGACAGTGTCTCAGAAAAAGCAACTCAATGTAGCCGCAATACTAAGCACAGCATATTCACTTGTAATGGTTATTGTTACAATCGGCACAATGGTAAACATCACAAACGAGACAGTTCTTTCTCCTACCGTGATCTTCCTCATATCTATCGGTCTAGTATTACTGATATCTGCGTTGCTTCACCCTAAAGAGTTCACATGCTTGTTTCCTGGCTTGCTTTATTTCGTTTCTGTGCcttctacatttatttttctgacAGTGTTTTACGTGTGCAATCTACATGACATCAGTTGGGGTATTCGAGAATCCAAATCACAATCAACTCAGTCTGAAGTAAAAAGTGGAAAGAAATCGTTTGTGCGTTTGCTTTTTACTCTAGTTCGACATATCCTGCAGGCAAAACTCGCTAAAATCAACTCCAAAGGTTCAACTTCGGACGATATTGAGAGACAACAATGCGAACAAGGTGAGGAAAAAATAGATCATGAGGACGATAGCTACTGGATAAAGGTACAATTAACAGACtcaaaacaaaactttgaaACAATTCAGCTCGAGGAAGCTGAAGAGGAATtttggacaaaatatataaacaagtatttGAAACCACTAGAAAGCAACAGGAAACTTCAAGAAAAATTTAATCGTGAATTAATGGCGTTAAGGAACAACTGTGTGTACGGTTTCTTTATGTTGAACTTAATGCTAGCATTAGCACTGTTGCAATTACAAGTAAGCAAAGAAAGGTTATatgaatcattatcaataatGTTTCTGTCAATTTTTGCAATTTTACTTTTGATCCAATTCATCTTTATGCTTTTTTATCGATGGAAAACTTTCTGCCATATTATTTCAAGCACTGAGGTGTTTGGGTGCCGctgtttaaaacgaacaaagACTAAAGCGCAATAA